DNA from Geobacillus vulcani PSS1:
ATATACGTTGTCGGAATGGTCTGGACTCGATATTGATGAAGCGCCTCGCCGCGGACATCCAAGGCGACTGGCAGCGTCAATTTCCTGCTTTTCGCAAATCGCTCCGCGTTATCGAGCGTGTCTTGGGTGGTCAAATGGACCGCCAACACCGCGACTTCATGACCATGCTGTTTGTAAAACTTCTCGAGTTCCGGCATTTCTTCTTTGCATGGCGGACACCATGACGTCCAAAAGTTAAGGACGACCGCTTTGCCGCGCCAATCGGAGAGCTTGACCGGCTCGCCGCCAAGCATCGGCAGCGCCAAGTCGGGGGCTGCATGGCCGATTTCCGGGCCGATCTCGGTTTCGCTTGTCTCATTCGGTTTCTCGGCGGCCATCGCATCCCAAAGGCCGTATCCGGTGGCGGCTAAAAGCAAAAGAACGACCAACCATTTTCGCACCTTTTTCCCTCCCTGTCGGCCAGCGCCCTTTGCCGTTCTGTCCATGATTATAGCACATACGTTTGTCTTTGCCAACGCTGCTGCTCACGACAAAAAACGAGGGGCGCGCCCTCGTCGTTACCGGATGTTGGGATGGTCATTTTTCATTTTTTCCGCTTCCACTTCCGCGTAGGAAGCGAATTCGCTCGTCCATTCATTAAAGCCGTTTTTCTTTTTCGCATTGTTGTTCCGTTGGGCATTCGCATTGCCAAGCTTTGTCCGGCCCATGCGCTCTCCTCCTCTTGTTCCGTCGGTTCACACATAGTATCGCCCGCCGGAGAAAAACTATGCACAAGACACGGGGCTCCTAGCTAGACGCTTGAAAAACGCCTATGCTGAAGAGGAAGGATCGCCCGTTTCGACCGGATGGTCCGGATAGGAAATCCAATCGCTGAAACTGCCGACATACAGCCGGACGTTGCGGTAACCGGCTTCCTTTAAAGCGAGCACGTTCGGACAGGCGGTGACGCCGGAACCGCAGTAGACGATCAGCGGCGCCTCGCGGTCAAGATCAGCGAATCGCGCCGCTTGCTCATCTGGGCATTTCCAGTAGCCGCCTTCTGCCACCCCATCTTTCCAAAACCGATGCACCGCACCGGGAATGCGGCCAGCCACCCGGTCGATCGGCTCTTCCAAGCCCATGTACCGCTTCCACTCGCGCGAATCGATCAGCACAGCCGAGCGATCGCGCACAGCGGCGCGCACATCCTCAACCGTCGCCAGCCATGACCGATCAGGCCGCGGCTGAAACCGCCGCGGCGCTACGGCAGGAATGCCGTCCGTCACCGGATGGCCTTTCTTTTTCCACTCGCTGTAATTGCCGTCTAACACGTAAACGCGCTCATGGCCGAAATAGCGAAGCAGCCACCAACAGCGCGCGGCCATCGCTCCATCTTGGTCATCGTAGGCAACGACCGTCATCGTTTCATCGATGCCGGCGCGGCCAAACACAGCCGCTGCTTGCTCGGCCGATGGCAGCGGATGGCGGCCGCCGTGCTCCGCCACCGGACCGGACAAGTCGCGCTCCAAATCGATATACACCGCACCGGGAATATGATCGTCCCGGTAAGCCGAGGCGCCTTTGGACGGGGCGCCGAGCCAAAATCGGCAATCAAGAATACGAATGGTTTCTTCGGACAAATGGGCATGCAGCCATTCGTGGGAAACGAGCGACGCCATGTTCTTCTCCCCCTTTTCGTTTTGCCTGCCGATCCACTTGCCTATGCGCTTCAGGCGCGCCAGTTGGCCGGTGATGGAAGGGAACGTGTGGCTTCCCATCCTCGTTTTTCAAATCGAAACATTTGGCGGCATCGATCCTTCTTTTCGCACGTTCACTCACCGATGAGAGGGAAACGGCCGTTGTTCACCGACCTTCTAGGCTCGAGCGTGCTGGCCGTCTTCTCTGTTCCCTTGTGGCGGCCGTTTCCCTTCCAGCCGGCTCACATAGTCGCGCACCATTTCCAGCGTCACGTACCGGCGCGCCGGCACGAGGCCGCCTTTGGCCAGTTCGTTCATTTGTTTCGTCACTTCGTTGATCAGCTCGACCGTAAACGGCTCGCCGCGGCGGCAACGCTCGACCGCTTCTTCGATATGCCGCTCGCGCTCGGCATCGAGCATGGCAAACTTTTTCAAGACGGCATGCTGTTTTTGTACGTGGGCGGTAATCGCTTGATGCACTTCACTCAATGGCTCTCGTCCTTTCCTGCTTCTTTTTCCATCAACCGCTTGACGTTCGGTTTCGGTGTCCAACAGTTGAACCGGTAGTTTGGTTTCGTCGCATAGCCAAGCCGGCGGCAATACGTGTAGAGCCCGTCGGCCCGTTTTTCGATGCCATAGTGGATGCATGTCGCACAAGCGTGAAACCGGTTCATGGCTGCGCCTCCTCGCTTTGAACGGGAAGAAGGCGGCGAAGCGCCGCTTCGATGCGGCGGAGCGTCTCACCGTCCCCCCTGTTGGCGAGCGCCGCCATCAAACCGTCCATATAGCTGTCGACTTGGTCGGCGAGCGCGGCGGCCAACGCGGCGACGGCCGTCTCGTATTGCTCACTATAAGCGGAGACGATCCGCTCTTTTTGCTCGGCCAAATACTGATCGACCGGCTCCATGAGCGCGGTTTCGATTTCCTCTTTCATCCGCCGCTTTTCATCGCGTTCAAAAAACGATTTGGCGTTTTTATAGAGCGAAAGCGCCTTGGCAAACCGCGCCCGATCCACATCGCTAAGGGCGTTGGCGAACTCCGGCGCCGCAAAAACAGCCGTTTCCGGCGGCGTAAGAGCCACTGACGGATCGAGGCTTCGAAGCTCACGGCCAAGACGGGCAAACTGCTCATCCAGCCGCTTGCGCAAAAAGGCCTCTACCCGCAAGCTTGTCGCCCTCATCTCCTGCGCCAAATCAAAGCCGACCGCCGCAAGCAGCTCGTCAAGACAGCGCGCAAGCACTTGGCGCATCGGCCCTTGGCCGTCGCGGAGCACCGATGGATGGAACGCTTCCTTAAACAGATCGTTCAAGCGCAGGAACACGCGCTGTTTCACGTAATAGAGCAGCTCCTCCACCTCTTGGCGAAGCGCTTGCCGGCCGTGGGCGTCATCGGCGCCGGCGAGCAGCGCATGCATCTCTTCGCGAATGCGCGCCAGCATTTGTTGTTTGGCCGCTTTTTCCGCCTCACTCTGTCCAGCGGCCCGAGCGTACTCTGCGGCTGCCTGATGCGCCCGCGCAAGCTCAGCGCAGGCGCTCTCGACCGCCACTTCGGCCAGCTCTTCGGTCAAGAAGCGGAAAAAATCGGCCTCAAAAGCGGGCAGCCCTGAATCCGCCAAAACGTCGTGCGACACGGGCCCCGCCCCGGTTTTCTCCGCCAGCGCCAGACGGCTCGAGAGCGCATAAAGGCGCGGAAAACGGATGCCGAAGCGGGCGAGTTCGCTGTTCATGTAGGAGACGACCGCATCGAGCTCCTCCCGCGACTGAGCCAAATCAGCGGCGTTGATGACAAAAAACATTTTGTCAAGGGAAAACGCATCCTTAACGCGCCCGAGCTGAAGCAAAAATTCGCGATCCGCTTTCGAAAAGGCATGGTTGTAGTACGTCACAAACAGCAGCGCATCGGCATTCTTCATATAATGGAACGCCACTCCGGTATGCCGGGCGTTGAGCGAATCGACCCCCGGCGTATCGACAAGCGTCACCCCTTGGCGGGTGAGCGGGCAATCGGCATACAGGACGACCTCGTCTAAGAAACACGACACCGCCTCATCCGCGACATACCGCTCTAATTCGTCAAAGCCGACCGACAGCGCCGCGCCGAGCTGGCCGCCCATCCGCTCATAACCGGCCGCAACGGCCGCCAAAAAGGCAAGGTGCGGCTTTTGCGCCGGATGCATTGCTCCGGATTCAGCGATGCGGGCGCAAAGGCGAAGCGCCTCCTCCCATGTATCGGCCTCCAGTCCAAACTGGCGAAGCGAGGCTTGAACATCCTCCCACATTTGCCGCTCGCTTTTGACGTTGACCACCGCCATTCCGTGCGGATGCTCTTGGTCAGGCGGCGCGATTTTGCTGATGGCAGCGGTTGTCGGATTGGGCGATGAAGGCAAAAGCGGCGCGCCGAGCAAGGCGTTGGCGAGCGACGATTTACCGGCGCTGAAAGCACCAAACAAAGCGACCGTAAACGAGCGCTCACGGAGCCGCCGCGCTTTGACGCGCAGCGGGCTGGCAAAACGAGAGAGCAGTTCGGACTGCTCGAGCCAAGCGGCCGCCGCCTCCAGCCGCTCGGCCGCTTCTTCGCTTCGCAGTTTTTGTCCGCTAGGCCGCGCCCGCGAGAAATCGTCCCGTTCTCCCGCCGCCCGGCTGCCGGCCGCTCTTTTCTGACTGAGCGCTTGCTCTTCGGAAACACGATTCATGGTCTCCCGCGGCTCATGCGGCCGCACCGCCGCCTCGGCATGGCGCGCCCTCTGGAATGAAGGGGCGGCGGTCAGCACAGCCAGCTGTTTTTCATCGAGCGTTTGGCCATCGTTAGGGGTGGGGGCGGCGAGCAGCTGCTCGAGCATGTGACGCCGCTCTTCCCGCTCCGCTTCAAGGCGGGCCAAATGGGCGGCGAGCTCCGCTTTTTCGCGCGCTGCCGACAGCTTGACGCGCAATGCCGCGATTTGCTCGGCCGCCCGGTTGGCCGCTTGTTCCCCAAGCTCCGCCACCAAAGCGAGCGCTGAGTCGCGGTACCGTTTTTTGAGCGCCGCCGCGACATCATCGGTATAATTCAACAGCGCCGCACCGCGCGAATCCGTTCCGTGTTTGACGAGGCCTGCAAGCAGCGATTCATCCCACTCCACCGTCCACTGTTGACACTTGCCAAGCCAGGCGGCATCGGCATCCCACTCATTTCCAAACCGCAGCAGCAATTGGCGGACATGCCATTCGATCTGCGCGGTCGCCTGTGCTTTCACGCTCTCATAAAACGCCGCCAACCGCCGTTTGCGCTCCTCTTCCGTCTTCGTCTTGGAAAACAGCCACCCGACCTTAAAGCTAGTCTGCATGGCTTCCAAGTACGCCCCGGCCCGCTCTCTCGTTTCAAACGGCATTAAATAAGCATTGTGCAGCACGCGCTCCAGCTCCGTGCGAAACGACTCTTCCAGCCGCGCCGCCGCCGTTTGCGTCTCGGCAAGCTCGACTTCCAAGCGATGGAGCTCTTCGGCGGCCGCCTCACCCGCAACGCCGCCAAGCGCCGCAAGCCGCTCCTGCATCTCTTGCGCCAACTTCTCATGCTGAGCGCACAACTGCTCAAGATGGCGGGCGACGATCCATTTCAACGATGATTCAGCGCCGCGAACGAGCCATTCGTCCTTGTCGGCAAACAGCCGGCGCAAGCAACTTGACAACGCCTGCCACTCGCTGTGCGGATGGGACGGCGCTTTCAACGAGAGGAAAAACAGTCCGGCCGCCTCGATCCCCCAACGTTGGAACGCCTCGACCGCCGAAGCGCGAAACGCCGCGAATGGCAGCTCCTCATCGCGATGTTTGTCAATTTGATTGATGACCAAATACACCGTTTTTCCTTCATCGGTCAACTGTTTCGTAAATTGAACGTTTAATTCCGCCTGGACATGGTTATAATCCATAACATAAAAGATGACATCAGCAAGATGGAGGGCCGACTCCGTCGCCAGCCGGTGGGCGTCGTCCGTCGAGTCGATGCCCGGCGTGTCCAGGATGGCGACGCCCGGCGGAATGGCGCCCGTTTCACGGCTGATTTCAATCCACTCGATCGTCTCCCCGTCCCGGCATTGCGCGCGGATGAGGTCCGGATCATACGGCGGTTCGTACTCCACCGGCGCCTCGCGGCGATAAAAGACGCGCACATAATCCCGGCCGGCCTTCACTTTCACAAGATTGGCGCTCGTCGGAATCGGGCTCGACGGCAGCAGCGGCTCACCGAGCAGCGCATTAATCAAGCTGGATTTGCCGGCGGAAAAATGGCCGCAAAAGGCGACAACGAGCTCCCCGGCCGCCGTTTTTTCAATGAGCTGCTTCACTTTACTGGCATTATCTGAATCCCCCGTTTGATGGAGCAGCTCATGCATCTTCATCATTTTCGCCAGCCACGGCCGCAATGACGGCGGTCTAACAGCAACATTCCCCATGATTCAAACCCCTTTGTTTCCGTCAATGTCATTTACATTCATTTTA
Protein-coding regions in this window:
- a CDS encoding TlpA family protein disulfide reductase, which codes for MRKWLVVLLLLAATGYGLWDAMAAEKPNETSETEIGPEIGHAAPDLALPMLGGEPVKLSDWRGKAVVLNFWTSWCPPCKEEMPELEKFYKQHGHEVAVLAVHLTTQDTLDNAERFAKSRKLTLPVALDVRGEALHQYRVQTIPTTYIIDPNGVIRQKIVGPVTAARLENATALFR
- a CDS encoding sulfurtransferase, translating into MASLVSHEWLHAHLSEETIRILDCRFWLGAPSKGASAYRDDHIPGAVYIDLERDLSGPVAEHGGRHPLPSAEQAAAVFGRAGIDETMTVVAYDDQDGAMAARCWWLLRYFGHERVYVLDGNYSEWKKKGHPVTDGIPAVAPRRFQPRPDRSWLATVEDVRAAVRDRSAVLIDSREWKRYMGLEEPIDRVAGRIPGAVHRFWKDGVAEGGYWKCPDEQAARFADLDREAPLIVYCGSGVTACPNVLALKEAGYRNVRLYVGSFSDWISYPDHPVETGDPSSSA
- a CDS encoding YpbS family protein, with product MSEVHQAITAHVQKQHAVLKKFAMLDAERERHIEEAVERCRRGEPFTVELINEVTKQMNELAKGGLVPARRYVTLEMVRDYVSRLEGKRPPQGNREDGQHARA
- a CDS encoding dynamin family protein, producing the protein MGNVAVRPPSLRPWLAKMMKMHELLHQTGDSDNASKVKQLIEKTAAGELVVAFCGHFSAGKSSLINALLGEPLLPSSPIPTSANLVKVKAGRDYVRVFYRREAPVEYEPPYDPDLIRAQCRDGETIEWIEISRETGAIPPGVAILDTPGIDSTDDAHRLATESALHLADVIFYVMDYNHVQAELNVQFTKQLTDEGKTVYLVINQIDKHRDEELPFAAFRASAVEAFQRWGIEAAGLFFLSLKAPSHPHSEWQALSSCLRRLFADKDEWLVRGAESSLKWIVARHLEQLCAQHEKLAQEMQERLAALGGVAGEAAAEELHRLEVELAETQTAAARLEESFRTELERVLHNAYLMPFETRERAGAYLEAMQTSFKVGWLFSKTKTEEERKRRLAAFYESVKAQATAQIEWHVRQLLLRFGNEWDADAAWLGKCQQWTVEWDESLLAGLVKHGTDSRGAALLNYTDDVAAALKKRYRDSALALVAELGEQAANRAAEQIAALRVKLSAAREKAELAAHLARLEAEREERRHMLEQLLAAPTPNDGQTLDEKQLAVLTAAPSFQRARHAEAAVRPHEPRETMNRVSEEQALSQKRAAGSRAAGERDDFSRARPSGQKLRSEEAAERLEAAAAWLEQSELLSRFASPLRVKARRLRERSFTVALFGAFSAGKSSLANALLGAPLLPSSPNPTTAAISKIAPPDQEHPHGMAVVNVKSERQMWEDVQASLRQFGLEADTWEEALRLCARIAESGAMHPAQKPHLAFLAAVAAGYERMGGQLGAALSVGFDELERYVADEAVSCFLDEVVLYADCPLTRQGVTLVDTPGVDSLNARHTGVAFHYMKNADALLFVTYYNHAFSKADREFLLQLGRVKDAFSLDKMFFVINAADLAQSREELDAVVSYMNSELARFGIRFPRLYALSSRLALAEKTGAGPVSHDVLADSGLPAFEADFFRFLTEELAEVAVESACAELARAHQAAAEYARAAGQSEAEKAAKQQMLARIREEMHALLAGADDAHGRQALRQEVEELLYYVKQRVFLRLNDLFKEAFHPSVLRDGQGPMRQVLARCLDELLAAVGFDLAQEMRATSLRVEAFLRKRLDEQFARLGRELRSLDPSVALTPPETAVFAAPEFANALSDVDRARFAKALSLYKNAKSFFERDEKRRMKEEIETALMEPVDQYLAEQKERIVSAYSEQYETAVAALAAALADQVDSYMDGLMAALANRGDGETLRRIEAALRRLLPVQSEEAQP